The Drosophila sechellia strain sech25 chromosome 2L, ASM438219v1, whole genome shotgun sequence region CTTTTCGGTCACGTTCGCCGATTTGGCGGAGCTTCTGCCCTGGAATTGCATAATATTGGAGTGCAGGTGGTAGACCAGCATGGCACTGTGCTCCACAAACCTGGAGAGCATCAGATTTGGACCCACAGAAAAGTGTCTATGGAAAGTGCGAGGTTATGTAATAACTATGCGCTGGGAAATGTGCGACTTGTGGACGGAGAGGGGGAGCGGTGACACCTCAGTGCGGAGTTCACACCTCGACAGAAGCTGGCCGGGATTACCCCTCCGAAGAGCTGTACTTGTGACTGAGCGTCTGGGTTTGGGGCGTCTGCTGTTTATGTAACCAGTAACCCACTCGCTTATCAATTTATGAGCTAATTCCTAATTGCGTTTCCCACTTCTCCGCCTTGCAGTGATGAACGATCCTTTGGAGCACGCCACTGGTATCGAGAAGCGCGAGCTGCTGCTCAAGGCCGCCGGCAACGATAACCCCTTCGACATGAAGGTCTTCAAGCGGGGCGCCGGCACCAAGGAGAACCCCAACCTTATTCCATCGGCCTTCGACGCCCGTATTGTGGGCTGCATCTGTAAGTAGTCAGAAAACGCTAGCTGCGGTCAGGATAATGGCACAGATTGTATTCTATCAACCGTGAAATTTGCATTCTATTCTGCTTAGGTGCATTCCAAtgacatttttgttttcattgtaAGATTTATCCAATTGAGTTGCGTTAATGTAGTTAGTTGTTGAGCTCTGATTAGCTACAAACCGCGTTTAAACgtttttaaaagttattttgAATAATTCGTTGCAAAAACTCCAACTAAGAAAACCTGAATGCCGTCATCCTGACCAGAGCTATAGTCCATCTTTCCAGCAGAGTACTTTCTAACATACCTTTTATTCCGAACCAGGCGAAGAGGATCAGACCTACGTGCAATGGATGTGGCTGCAGAAGGGCAACCAGAAACGTTGTGAGTGCGGCCATTGGTTCAAGCTGGTGGAGAAGGCAGCTGTTTAaagttattattaattaattcaataaaccaattaataacaaaaacacaacaactACTAAGCTAAAAGTCAACCCACTTAGCTGtccaaataaacaaacatcaacccaaaaaaaaaaaccaaactgaGAACAGAGAGGAGAGAAAGGGCGGCACAGCTTCCATTTTCAGATCTGCAATCGTGTTTTCAAACGCAGCTGAGGAAAAATGCTTAATTATACGAAAAAAGCGAACAATAAAGTCTAAAGAAAAGATTTTGAGTAAAAATCAAAGGATTTATTTTAAAGAAGCTTGTCTAAAGACAGAAGGAAGATGACTTTCGTTTAAAGTAGTAGGCGTCTTAATAAGCCAtcaaacattttcaaaacccTTGGTTCAGACTCATAACTCACTCAAAGTGGGAAATTCACTTGTTATATTCATACATTTCTAAAATGTCGTCCTACATTTCGCGTCTACTTAAGGCTCAGTCCGCCTCCAAGCGTTTGATCTCCAATTTAACCCAGCGTGACGGAAAGCTAAGCTCTTTGCTTCGGCGACTAGGATTGCAGTGGCAAGGAGGAGCAGCCGCTGCTCCTCAACAGCGTCCCATATCCACAACTCAGGTGCAAAAGTCAGGTAAGTAGTGTTTGCAGCTTGCAAAGATCTCCAGTTCAGGTCTCATGCCCAATTAGCGCTAATTGCGGACGATCAACTGGTCACCGGGATTCAGAAGCGCGAAATGCTGCTGGCCAAGCAGGGCTGCGAGGACCCTTGGGGTTTCACAAAGGTGATCAGGCGCGGATCGGGAAGGGAGAACGACCCCACCGTCGTGCCATCGGCGTTCGATGCCCGCCTCGTAGGCTGTCTGTGCTTGGACGACCGCTTGCCCAAGTGGATGTGGATTGAGAAGGACGAGGGACCGAAGCGGTGCGAGTGCGGCCACTACTTCATCCTGAAGAATGTCCCACCCGTTTAGATCGATCACACAGAGCGCTGTACTTAACACGAACACACTTAACATGATCCTCAGCTGGCATTAAACATTGCATGATATTATCAAAACAAAGGCTTACATGTATTTGTTAGACGCACAATAACTATCTAAGCGTATAGCCCGTCAAAAGGTAGCCACTATTTCCGCTCATATTCACTTCCGGATGTGTGCGATTGGGCAGGATCTGGTAGGTGCGTAGCCAGTTCGAGGTCAAGTGCAGACCCGTCACCTTGCCTGTGGTTTTCAGCTCCATGAACGTCTCTTGCAGGAGCTCCTTGCAGGTGCTGAATACCACCACGGGCCTTGATGGTTTCACAAGAGGCAGCAGGGCTTGCAGAATGTTGGATGGGTGCTCCTTGGCGGCCACCACCAGACTGTCGAATTCAGCGTGCATCAGGACGGTGGCCCGCTTGTTTTCCAAATGCCAGCGCGGAGGTCCCTTTGCTCCTATAACAACAGAAATAGTATTTGTACTTGTCTTGATTAGTTAACTATTGTGACCCATACCTTCTCTGTCGCTCTTTGACTCATCCAGCTTGGGTTTTTTTGTGATCGGTTCTATCGCCTCCGGTTGTTCTTCCGTTAGCGTCTCCGGCTGGGTTTCCTGAGGCTTATTTTCACTGGGCTCCACAACGGGAACATCTGTGGCCTTCGCCTCCCCTCCTTGATAGAACTCCCTTAAAACGGAATAGAGATTAACGGAAACACatcgctgttgctgctccagGGGTAGTTTCAGAGCTGAGAGCGCCTGCTTCTGGGGCACATTGCCCGGGTGCATGTGCACCAAGGTGCCCTCCGTGCCTGCGCCTATAGAGTTGAGCATAGCAGCCGGCAGTAGACCATTGGTACCACTCTCGTACAGCAGATAGCTGCCGAATCCACAAACGCCCGAGTAAGAAATAATCTGCGATAAAGTGTCAACGCGAATGCCCATAACCTTCTCCGAGTCTTGGCGATAGAAGATGTCCAGCATCAGCCGGATCGTTGGCTGGCGGATCTGAACGAACTCGAAATACTTTTTCTCCTTCTTTAGCAGGTACTTCTCCTGGGAGTACTCCGTTCGGTTGTGGAACGTCTTAGAATTCTCCACCAGCTTTTCGATGATTTTGCTGGAGTCATTGCACTCCTCACGCAGCTGCGCAATGTCCTCTGGTTTCAGGGTCTGTGCTTCTCCATCATCCTGGATGTCCCGATTATCCGCTCCACTGCTGGAGATGCCCAAAACCTCCCGCGTGCTTCTCAGCTCAGTCTCGCTGCACAGCTCCAAGGTGTGTTGTCTCTGGGCGCCCCTTTTACCCGGCTTGGTCTCCTTGACGCACATCTTGAACGTGGAGCCATAGGGTTGGTCCAAAAGAGACTTCAGCTCCAGTGTTTCTTTGCCCAAATTGGCCGTGGTGTCCAGACTGCTGAATTTTTGTAGCTTCGTATACTTCTGCCGCTGGATGACGATGTAGTCGCCTAATTGGATTCTGGGAATGTCCTCTTCGGTGGCCATGGTTGCAACTCTATGTTATAATTCTTATAAACAACGTGTTTGTCGAAAACATACGAAAAGCCGCAAAATCTAGAGAGAAGAAGAAGATAAGTTCAGTGCTGGAAAACGGGCAAAATCTGGTAATATAGTCACCTGTTGCATGTGATTAGTAACTGAATTTTAAATGAAGAGctaaataacaacaaattattttcttgATTTGGCAATATAAATGCACTTATGGAAATGAGAATTATTGATTTCCTCTATTTGGATTGATTATTTGACTGATCTGGCAGCTTCATTACCTGTTGCTTGGCCAAatgttttggaattctagttAAGAAATAACCATGAGTACTTGACAAAAATTACatttactttaattaattaattgttttatcatGCAATCAGAAAATTTAAGAATTAGATTACATTCAAGATTGCACACAATCTCAATACTCCTAGttaaaatatacacaaaaataatatataacaaatatgtacatacattaCCCATTTTTGCGATAAGTGGCGGTTTGCTGTTGTGCTTTAATAAGTAGAGTTGGTTGCTATGAATGCTTAAGTTTGACATGGGTGTAGCTAACAGGGATGGTGAAAGTGTGAGTAACTACCTTGAATTACTATGATTAAGTAATACtcattacaaaaaaaaacattatttaCTGCACATACTTACCGTCCCTCTTAGCGATTACGAAAGGAAATGACTGCGCCCATGCGTAACGGAACCCCCGAAATCGCTTGTATCTACGCCCATAAATCATCATTTTTAACGGTGTGGCAACGCCGTTCGATCGAGTACAGCTGATACAACGCGGCGATAATCTTGTAGTGCGGTTTTAACCTTTAATTGGATCTGTGCTGTAATCAGCGTTCTTCGGGCACTGCAGTTGGCTCTCCACGTGTCCAGTAGTTCCAGGCGAACCCCCGCCACGAGGATAAACATAATCCCGAAATCAGAGCGCTGTCGCAGGCGCAGGTAAAATCAAACCTTCCCGCCCTCCTACCGGTTTTGTGGCCCCCGCGAGAATAACTGACCGCGCAAGTTTTCGGGTTTCAAGCATACGCCCCAATAACTGCTGTCGCCCGCATCAGCAGAACCAGAAAGAAATCCGAGCCAGAGTAGAACAGAAGTCGCGCAGATATGGCGGAGGCTAAATCGGAGAAGTCGCCTTTCATTGGCAAACAGCAGGCACCGGTGACGCTGAATCCCTCGTGGGAATCCAAGTTGCCACCCCATGATTCCAACGGCAAGGGATCCTCGTCGGTGTTGGCGAAACTGGGCCTGCCAGCGCCAAAAGATAAATTCCTTATTGTGTTCTTTATATTCCTGCTGCACGGCGTGGGCACGCTGATGCCATGGAACATGTTCATCACGGCCAAGTCCTATTTCGAGGACTTCAAGTTCGGACCGAACAACACCGTGGCCACTGAAGTGAGTTACCGCACCCATTTCATGCAGAATATGGGCTTTGCCTCGCAGATTCCCAACCTGGTCTTCAACTGGCTGAACATCTTTGTCAACTTTGGCGGCGACCTGACCACCCGAATCGTCTACAGCATCATCTTCGAGATGGTCATTTTGCTGGTTACCATTATTTTGGCCATGCTCGACTCCTCCCAGTGGCCGGGCATCTTCTTCTGGACCACCATGGTGTGCATTGTGCTGCTAAACGTGTGCAATGGCATCTACCAGAACACCATCTACGGAATAGTGGCATCGTTGCCTATCAAGTACACCGGCGCCGTCGTCCTGGGCTCCAACATCAGCGGCTGCTTCACCACCGCCATGGCCTTGATATGCGGTGAGATCTTCTCGTCCAAGAGGACCTCGGCCATCTACTACTTCGTGACCGCCATCCTAGTGCTGCTGCTCTGTTTCGACACGTACTTTGCGCTGCCGCTAAACAAGTTCTTCCGGCACTACGAGACTATTAGCCGGAGCAGCGAAAAGAAATCGGATTCTAAGGCCCAACTGAACGTGCCTTACTGGCAGATCTTCAAGAAAGCAGCGCCGCAACTATTCAACATCTTCCTCACGTTTTTCGTTACGTTGTCGGTTTTCCCGGCGATTCAGTCGAACGTGCACCGCTCCGACCCAGATTTCGTAGTAGGTCCAGACTACTTTACACTGGTCACTTGCTTCGCGACCTTTAACGTCTTCGCAATGCTGGGCAGTTTAACCACATCGTGGGTGCAATGGCCGGGCCCGAGGTTCCTCTGGGTGCCAGTGGTCTTGCGTCTGGCGTTCATCCCCCTGTTTGTCATGTGCAACTACGTTCCTCCGGACTCGGTGCGCTCATTGGCCGTATTCATTGAGAACGATTGGTTGTACTGGGGCATTGGCATCGCGATGGCCTACAGCTCCGGGTATCTCAGCTCTCTGGGCATGATGTACGCCCCGCAGACAGTGCACACCAAATACCAGACCACTGCCGGAATGTACGCAGCTGCCATGCTGATCACGGGCATCTTCTCCGGAGTGCTGTTCTCGTATCTGGGACCATTTTTCGTCGTGTAGTCAGTCTTACATTTATTAGTATGACGCTTACTAACAATTATCATTGTTCATTGCATTGCATTATTTGACACATTTTAAATGTAGTTTTGTGCTCAATACCAGTTCCGGAACCTGGCTATTAGGTTTctttttaatcaattaattagattcttttaatttaataaaggtTTTACTTTTCATTGGTGTCTAATATTTCATAGTTTACTGCTTCCCACCTATTtgacacaaattaaatttagttttGCGCCCAATTCTAGTTCTAAGACTAATCAATCATTTTAACacgttttatttaataaagtttttcAATTCGTTTTTTATTACATCAACGAAATAATAGAAAGATAGTGGTACAAATTTAAGCAACAATATACCTCGCATCGATGGGAAAAATGGTGCCGACAAAGATAGGAATGGGAACTTGCAGAGTCTGACAATTGGGTCCTAATTgatgtacatatatctatCAATTGGGAGGGGGTCTAACAAGTCAATGGAATATTTGGTTCGTTTTATCACAGCTTCATCCGATTGAATGAAATAACAAAGTGGCAGAAATATGCACGACCAAAGCATTTAATCAATGCATTCTATTGGTGCCCACCGCAACCGCCTAGCTGAAATTGTGGACACCcatgtaattataaataacaCTGTTAACAGAAAacgtaaaaataaaattaattgtcAAACGTTCtactaaaataataaatggGCAGAAAACGGCCTTATacaaaactaatttaattaatttcaaattggcaGAAAGGTTACAAAAACTGGATTAAAAAGTTAGTAATAATTACTATATTGTAATCTCCAAAATACTTTATTTTGCATCTGTGCCAAATTTTAATGCCATCTTGCAGGGTATCGTAAACatttatttgtataaatgtatgtatttgtagCGTAAACCGATCGTATTGTTTGGACATGGCGCCGAAAAATAAttggtaaacaaaaaaaataaccaaataaACGAACCTTATCTGAGAAGACACATAATTACCGTGGGAGCAGCTAGTAGCAGATAAACATAACAGTTCCTCTTGTCACTTGGGCGACGTCTAGTAcctatttatgtatttacaaGGGCAAAGTTAGGGGGGCAGCTCCGAGGAGAAGCGCCGACCTGCTCAAGGTTATTTCTTATCTCCGCCCTGCGGATCCGACAAGAAGTACACGATCTTCAGAAGCTCATTGAACTTTGGCGTGTCCCTGGGATGGCGTTTCTCAAGGCCAGCAATCTGCTCGAGGGCCACCTCCACATCCACTACATTGCATAAGATCGATTGCAGGCGCTGGGGAAATTTTCTCGAGGCTTGCTCCACACGTTTGCGCGTTGTCTCCAGCATGCTCAGTTGTTCCTGGGGGCTTACCTTGTGGTAGCTCACCACCAGCGTGTTAAGTTTAGGCAGACTATCGGCCAGTGGGAAGCCGAAGTCTTCGGCATCAGATAGACCAAGTCGCTCTAGACGTTTGCTTCCCTCCGACTGCAGAATGGTCGCCTCCACGGGATACCGATTTGAGGTGAGGTCCAGGTGCTTCAGTGGCAATTGATTCAGCAACTCTGTGAGATGGGGCAGCTCCACGGAGCATTCGTGTGCGACTAGGGTCTCTAAATTGGTGAGTCCAGTGAGGTACTTTCCCGTGATGTACGCACTTGACACGCTCAGGCTACGCAACTGGCTACATCTCTTAGCTATAGTGCTAATCATGCTATTGTTCATGTTCTCATCCGCGATGCAGAGCTCCCGGAGATTGCTGTAATCCCGCCGCAGATAGAAGGCCAATTCGGGTCGCATCAGATGCCGACCCAAGTACGAGTCGAACGCCTTCTTGTGCACGTTCCAAATGTACAGCTCCTCCATTGCGGGACTGGTCAGTTCGAAGAAATATATGTAGTCCTCCTTACTCAGAGGACTTAGCATGGAATCGGATACGGAAACCTTCCGGTAGCGCGGCTTTCGCCACACAATAAGGCAGAGGAGCTCTTGGAAGCGCGGCGCCAGCCTGGCCATCTTGATCTGCTCCACGAGCGGCAGGAACTCTAGTATATTGCACACGCAGTCATCGTTTAGCCTCTCCATTCTAAATAAGTTAGAGCTAGTATAAGTCAATATTATGTTCTTgctaataattaaaacaatgtGACCAGGTAACGAGAGGCAAAATATACCGAGCAGTTCCGAAATGAAAATACTGAATGCTACGAAACTAGTTAGTAACTTtcaaaatatgtatatactaGAATAGTAGAGGGTATCTGTTAGAGTAACTTTATTAAAGtcatttttcttgttttctgCAAATATGTAATGTCATTTGTGTTTAGTTTTAGATTTAAGTTATATCTTTTATTGAAAGATTCAATCGTCGCAGCAGAAACAGTCAACGGAAAAAGTTGAATATAGTTAATATGTATGCATTTATAAGTTTATTAGCAGAGTAGAGGGCATCTACTAGCAGTTTCTAAACTAAAGTAATTTCTCTTGTTTCAAATAAACTTTCAATAGCGATAATTAGCGAAAACTACCCTACTTTCATTTTCGTGCAAAGTAGTATAATAGGTATATGTACATTAATCTcaattgtttttagttttcagttACATCTTGCGTCAAAAGTTTCTGCAATCGCCACAACAGCAAAGGAAAAAACTTTCTACGTGCCCGGCGGCCCGCAAATCGCATTGCATACGTATCAATTAACATTTTGAGTGGTTTTCCATGTTGAACTGTCACTTTGATGCGCATCGGCATTCGGCGCCCCAGGATCCAAGGATGCGCCCCCCAAAATCGAAAGGCCCCAAACCAAAATCCAATATCCCAGTCTGACTGTTGCCGGCGCTTCTTTGGCTCGCATGATTTGTGCGTGACCATGCGAAATGtaaattatttatgtattGTAGGGGCATTATCCTGCAGCAGTATGGAAGTATGTAGTTCTGCTTTCCCTTAGTCCACAGTCCGGAGTATGAGTATAATTCCTTCGTAGTCTGCGTCTCGTCTTCACAATAGCTGAAAAATAGCCAACTGTCGGAGGAACCCTTGTCAGGACATGGGACGCCAATTGATTGGCATTAGCGGCGGAATGGTGGGAATAGCTGGTGTGCCCGGAATAACGAATCGgagcaaaaaattaaagcaaacACTTAAAATTTACACTCCATCGCTATCGTAGCTGCCATAAATTGGAATGGTACAGAAATTAGGTCACTGAACCTACATCATGTTTGCTGTAAGCTGACACCTTTcttgattacataaattattGCTTATATAAGAGAAGAACACATTTCTGCTCTACTTGAATAAGGTGTACCTTAAAAACAGTAAATACTGCTCAAAAGTAGCAATTATCTTAGCTAAAACTTAATGAATAACAATGTTTAGTAAATTTGTGTTATATAATGACAGTGGCTAAGGATACTTCCTCCCAATTGTAGGCCACTGAAATTGGATAATGACCGTGGTGACATACGTGAGTCATGGCCGTGACTGCGaatcctccacctccaccgATACTGATACTCCTGCCCGACCGCTTCGGGTTTCCCCATTTAAGTGGCCGGCAATTTGTGCCGGACATTTTCATCGTGGCGGCTCAATTACGGGCGTGATTAGAGCGGGCGACCATGCCATTTATGCCATCCGTGCATTATACacaatattttcatatttgttccTGGGTGGCAATTAGACGCCAGCCGAAATCGCGTCGATAAATTATTAGCTGCCAAAACGATGGCTCTTAAAACTTGCCACCTCCTTCGCTGCGGATCGTCGGTCTGCCTACCtaccttaaaaaaaaaggagaaagaAAGAAATGTGTAAAACGGCATCAAATATGCAACACTTTTTCTTGTTCAGCGCCTTGGCAAACAATTGGCCAATTAAGTCGAAAGTTTGCCTGCTGGCGCGGCAGCAAGAGCTCCTCCGAAAACCCCCAGCTCCACTTGGCCCGCGTCCATTGGCCCCAAAAGCTGATGGCCATTGCATGCCAGTCGAACATTTTGTGGCCATTTGCGTGCCGCCTTTTTGGTCCTTTCAGTCCTTTTAGTCCTTTCACTCCGTGCTCAGTGGCCAAAAAGGGGGCGTTGATGGAAAGTCCGGAGGGAGGCGGGGCACTGCAACCCGTTACGTGTTTTATGCAGATTGCCAAGCCGCACTTTTCCACGGTTTACATTTTCGATTTTCCAAGAATCCCGCTTGCAGTTTGAGTgcaatatttcatttttaattcgGACTCCAGAGGTGAGGATTTGATTTAGTTGGCCAACGGACCACGACGAAATCCATCGACATCTTTGGGCGTTTGGGGATGTAGATAAATGGATAATGTGGCATTGGGGACTACTTGAATGGTTTGATTCAAGTTCGAAGGACTCGATTATATGAAAATGTATGAAACTATTACTTAAAGTGAACTTACCGCACTACTGACTTACCTAactaccaaattttcaaaatgattttcccaaaagataataataaaaccacATTGCTTTCcagtttgctttttggcttcatgctttcatatatattttaggtATTTCCGCTTTTCACGATTTCCATTACTAAATGCCAGGCGAAATTATTGAACGTCTCAGCTAATTAAGTCAATGTAATtacatattaattttaaattcatattattatattgGTTAGTTTGGTTTTGCTTCATGGAAGAGAAGAAACTTGTTGGATCACAAaggttttgttttcgcttAAGTAAGTAATTCGGCTTaagtaattaatttccaaACACTCTTTAACGAAAGGAGTAAACAAAGTAATTGAATTGAGCTAGCCACCTTAAAGCTTATTTACATCAAACAACATAACTAACAACTTGTATTCGATTTCGTTGGTAAGGATAGATTTCCATCTCTGCCCATTGGCCATCTGAGCTCTCTAGGAGTTATTGAGTTACTATGTTCGTTCTTAGAATTTCCCATTTAGTTTACGGTAAGGCTGAAGATAGAGTATTAAAATGGTTTTTGTTTAAGAGTaaaagttgtttataaaatatatatgtatcatATATCAAAGTATAGTTATTTAGTTATTTAGTTATGTATAGGCGTATATTAcagttttcccttttttacAGAGCCGCATCGAGCTTTCATTTGAGCTAATAGTACGTACTTCAACAATACAGAGTGGCTTCCATTTGGTTTTCCATTGGTTTTCCTTTGGTTTTCATAGGTTTGTAACTCGAATAATGCAAACGCTTGATCCACTAGATGAACTAAACTACCGTATTCGCATGTGTATGCgtattaatttgatttctcGTGTATATCATTaggtatatattatatatatatatatgcttgTATAATTACTAAATGGTATTTGAGTCAATATTCATTATGTCGAATGTGTGTCTCTATGTATATATTGCAAATTTTGTTTATCGTCTACAGCGCGCTGCTACATTTCCGTAATTTGTGTAtatattcataatttttcaattttatttttagttacttcCGCACTTCCCATCGGTAATTGGTCCTTAGTACACTACATAGAAAGCATTTAAATGTTCTTCCCTTCGGTTTTCCCTTTGTCTTCGAGCCTTTTTCTATTTCCATAGCCCGCTGACACAGCATCGCACTTATGGCTTCATCTCGGATTGTTAAGGCAAACACCTGTATcctttatttttgtgtttgtgtgcgtgtgggttGTGGTGAGTGGATGGAGCAGCAGCTGGCCTTTTACAGTCCCTCTCACAGACGACCTTTCGGTCTAAAAATAAGCGCCTTCACACAGACAGGCCGCTCCACGTGCCACGCCCCACTGGCCAGGTGGGCGGCGTGGACAGGTGTGTGCGTTAATTGCGGAGAGGAAAACCTGCGGCTTAGCCAAACATTGGCATGCGTTCTGCTGGCGTCTAAAAACGCGGCGTAAAAAGCTGAAACCGCCAGCGAGGCACATAAAAGTGTCAGGCAGACATAAATTTATGTTGGCTTGCAATTTTCCAACACCAGCACACATCACTGCCTCTTATACCTGTGTACCTGTGCACAGGTGAGGGGGAATTGGAAGTGGGCATGGGAGTGGAAAAGGGGTTGCGGCGCAAGGACGagtttatattttgtgtagcaTACTTTGCGGCCAGCGCgactttattattaaaattgccCCCAAAGTTTGGGGGGAAACTCTACCCAGCTGGGATTTGCTTGTGCCACACGCTGCAAAGCTAGTTAAAGGATACACACATTCATATTTATGGGAATTTAGCGAGAAATAGAGTAGCGATTATATGCAAAAATACATGTTTGCCAATTAGCTGTCACATAAAAAGAGTTTCGCAGAACTTTGTTGGATTTAACAAGGTACTTAGTTCCTTACTAATACCATTGGTAAAGTATAGTCAAGAACATCGCCTTTACAGGTGTTATTACTAATTAAATAAAGACTTTACGCTATTCACTAAAATTGTAGGGAGGATTCTGCACCAATGACATTACATAAGTGAGTCACCCCAACTTCTCGGGAAAACATCCTGTTCAGCCATCAGAATTAAGAGCCGCAGTTTGGCGGCGGTTGCTAATTAACTGCCGCTCTCGAAAAGTGTGCCAAATGCCTAATTAAGGATAATCCTTTTTTGCATACTGCTACTGCTTGAGTGGAAAAAGGGTTGGGATTTACAGAGATTTTTGCGGAATATGCGATGCGGTGTCATTTGCTTTCTACTTTCAGTTTTCTCCAGTTGTGCTATCTTTACGTTTAATGTGTATCGCAGCTATTTTTGACCTTTTCCTCATTTCTGTCTATCGCTTTAGTTCACTTTGGCTTAATTAAATAGTTTTACTTGGTTTTAGTTTGGATACCGACTAACGCTACTCTACTCCAACTAAACGAGATTTGTTCAGCTAATGAAATCGAACAAAAAGTCGtaaatgtatattattaattattattgcGCTACTTACATGCAGTTATTCTATTTAATTGGTTTGTTTGATTCATAATTTGTTCGTTTTCCCATTGAATCCTCCATTTGTGTAATAAATTTACTTTGGCCATTCGgtaattttagttttttgcTTTCTGGAAACTGAATTGCacttttttgcaattttttgaGTCGCTGGTTTGTTTCATTTATCtcaattcaaatatttatgctttGTTTATGGCTGcgtttttatttcgtttgatTTAATTATACTTTCCAACTGAGGCTTCCCCCCATCACACGGACATTATTCAGTTTTATTTCCTTTCTGTTTGGGCAGTAAATTTGATGATCAAATTTATGAGTaaccaaaatcaaattaaaaacgtaATTCAGTCTATGCAAACAGAGAGACTAATGTTATTCAAATTGAGTTCGCATTCAAGCTCGGAATGAGCTTAGTACACAAACTTCTCACTTCAATCGTGCGTTCTGTCAACGGTTTGCAAATCCAGACTCAATTATGAGCCAAGTCCATAAATTCAGTCGCAATTTATGGGTCACTTTTCGCCCCACCCCCCGCCTAGTGAGCTATTA contains the following coding sequences:
- the LOC6611402 gene encoding cytochrome c oxidase subunit 5B, mitochondrial, coding for MASICGRMALRAAARQNVAYTPVRFCKMMNDPLEHATGIEKRELLLKAAGNDNPFDMKVFKRGAGTKENPNLIPSAFDARIVGCICEEDQTYVQWMWLQKGNQKRCECGHWFKLVEKAAV
- the LOC6611405 gene encoding equilibrative nucleoside transporter 1 gives rise to the protein MAEAKSEKSPFIGKQQAPVTLNPSWESKLPPHDSNGKGSSSVLAKLGLPAPKDKFLIVFFIFLLHGVGTLMPWNMFITAKSYFEDFKFGPNNTVATEVSYRTHFMQNMGFASQIPNLVFNWLNIFVNFGGDLTTRIVYSIIFEMVILLVTIILAMLDSSQWPGIFFWTTMVCIVLLNVCNGIYQNTIYGIVASLPIKYTGAVVLGSNISGCFTTAMALICGEIFSSKRTSAIYYFVTAILVLLLCFDTYFALPLNKFFRHYETISRSSEKKSDSKAQLNVPYWQIFKKAAPQLFNIFLTFFVTLSVFPAIQSNVHRSDPDFVVGPDYFTLVTCFATFNVFAMLGSLTTSWVQWPGPRFLWVPVVLRLAFIPLFVMCNYVPPDSVRSLAVFIENDWLYWGIGIAMAYSSGYLSSLGMMYAPQTVHTKYQTTAGMYAAAMLITGIFSGVLFSYLGPFFVV
- the LOC6611404 gene encoding tRNA (adenine(58)-N(1))-methyltransferase non-catalytic subunit TRM6 translates to MATEEDIPRIQLGDYIVIQRQKYTKLQKFSSLDTTANLGKETLELKSLLDQPYGSTFKMCVKETKPGKRGAQRQHTLELCSETELRSTREVLGISSSGADNRDIQDDGEAQTLKPEDIAQLREECNDSSKIIEKLVENSKTFHNRTEYSQEKYLLKKEKKYFEFVQIRQPTIRLMLDIFYRQDSEKVMGIRVDTLSQIISYSGVCGFGSYLLYESGTNGLLPAAMLNSIGAGTEGTLVHMHPGNVPQKQALSALKLPLEQQQRCVSVNLYSVLREFYQGGEAKATDVPVVEPSENKPQETQPETLTEEQPEAIEPITKKPKLDESKSDREGAKGPPRWHLENKRATVLMHAEFDSLVVAAKEHPSNILQALLPLVKPSRPVVVFSTCKELLQETFMELKTTGKVTGLHLTSNWLRTYQILPNRTHPEVNMSGNSGYLLTGYTLR
- the LOC6611406 gene encoding uncharacterized protein LOC6611406 yields the protein MERLNDDCVCNILEFLPLVEQIKMARLAPRFQELLCLIVWRKPRYRKVSVSDSMLSPLSKEDYIYFFELTSPAMEELYIWNVHKKAFDSYLGRHLMRPELAFYLRRDYSNLRELCIADENMNNSMISTIAKRCSQLRSLSVSSAYITGKYLTGLTNLETLVAHECSVELPHLTELLNQLPLKHLDLTSNRYPVEATILQSEGSKRLERLGLSDAEDFGFPLADSLPKLNTLVVSYHKVSPQEQLSMLETTRKRVEQASRKFPQRLQSILCNVVDVEVALEQIAGLEKRHPRDTPKFNELLKIVYFLSDPQGGDKK
- the LOC6611403 gene encoding cytochrome c oxidase subunit 5B, mitochondrial; its protein translation is MSSYISRLLKAQSASKRLISNLTQRDGKLSSLLRRLGLQWQGGAAAAPQQRPISTTQVQKSALIADDQLVTGIQKREMLLAKQGCEDPWGFTKVIRRGSGRENDPTVVPSAFDARLVGCLCLDDRLPKWMWIEKDEGPKRCECGHYFILKNVPPV